The following proteins come from a genomic window of Pyxidicoccus sp. MSG2:
- the nrfD gene encoding NrfD/PsrC family molybdoenzyme membrane anchor subunit — MAETAITAPLDPLEPRHLVAPHHDDASLNETLLAHVWAKPGKGWFMLFGMTLSALGLLVIGVTYTLARGIGVWGNNQPVGWAFDIINFVWWVGIGHAGTLISAILLLFQQKWRTSINRFAEAMTLFAVMCAGLFPLLHTGRPWFAFWLFPYPSTLGAWPQFRSPLVWDVFAISTYLTVSALFWYVGLIPDLAALRDSSKTKIQRVVYGMFSLGWRGSGRHWHNYKIGYLLLAGLSTPLVVSVHTIVSFDFAVSLIPGWHATIFPPYFVAGAVFSGFAMVITLMVPARKYLGLRDVITERHLENMNKVILATGLLVSYGYMMEHFVAWYSQNQYELWTFYVNRATGPYAGVYWLMIACNVITPNIFWFKKCRTSIPIMWVASIMVNIGMWCERFIIIVTSLSQDFLPSSWAIYTPTWVDWCIYVGTLGLFGTLFLLFLKFVPAVAVSEVKELQLELKHAAHLNAHDTHGAH, encoded by the coding sequence ATGGCAGAGACTGCTATCACCGCTCCGCTCGACCCGCTCGAGCCGCGGCACCTCGTCGCGCCGCACCACGACGATGCGTCGCTCAACGAGACGCTCCTGGCCCACGTCTGGGCCAAGCCGGGCAAGGGCTGGTTCATGCTCTTCGGCATGACGCTCAGCGCCCTCGGCCTGCTCGTCATCGGCGTCACCTACACGCTGGCCCGCGGCATCGGCGTGTGGGGCAACAACCAGCCCGTCGGCTGGGCCTTCGACATCATCAACTTCGTCTGGTGGGTCGGTATCGGTCACGCCGGTACGCTCATCTCCGCCATCCTCCTGCTCTTCCAGCAGAAGTGGCGCACGAGCATCAACCGCTTCGCGGAGGCCATGACGCTGTTCGCCGTCATGTGCGCGGGCCTCTTCCCGCTGCTGCACACCGGCCGTCCCTGGTTCGCCTTCTGGCTGTTCCCCTACCCCAGCACCCTGGGCGCGTGGCCGCAGTTCCGCTCGCCGCTGGTGTGGGACGTGTTCGCCATCTCCACGTACCTCACGGTGTCCGCGCTGTTCTGGTACGTGGGCCTCATCCCGGACCTGGCCGCCCTGCGTGACTCGTCCAAGACGAAGATCCAGCGGGTCGTCTACGGCATGTTCAGCCTCGGCTGGCGCGGCTCCGGGCGGCACTGGCACAACTACAAGATTGGGTACCTGCTGCTGGCCGGCCTCTCCACGCCGCTGGTGGTCTCGGTGCACACCATCGTTTCCTTCGACTTCGCCGTGTCGCTGATTCCCGGCTGGCACGCGACCATCTTCCCGCCCTACTTCGTGGCCGGCGCCGTGTTCAGCGGCTTCGCGATGGTCATCACGCTCATGGTTCCGGCCCGCAAGTACCTGGGCCTGCGTGACGTGATTACGGAGCGCCACCTGGAGAACATGAACAAGGTCATCCTGGCGACGGGCCTCCTCGTGTCCTACGGGTACATGATGGAGCACTTCGTCGCCTGGTACTCGCAGAACCAGTACGAGCTCTGGACCTTCTACGTGAACCGCGCCACCGGGCCCTACGCCGGCGTGTACTGGCTGATGATTGCCTGCAACGTCATCACCCCGAACATCTTCTGGTTCAAGAAGTGCCGCACCAGCATCCCCATCATGTGGGTGGCCTCCATCATGGTGAACATCGGCATGTGGTGCGAGCGGTTCATCATCATCGTGACCTCGCTCAGCCAGGACTTCCTCCCCTCGTCGTGGGCCATCTACACCCCCACCTGGGTGGACTGGTGCATCTACGTCGGCACCCTGGGCCTGTTCGGGACCCTGTTCCTCCTCTTCCTGAAGTTCGTGCCCGCGGTCGCGGTGAGCGAGGTGAAGGAGCTGCAGTTGGAGCTCAAGCACGCCGCCCACCTCAACGCTCACGACACCCACGGAGCGCACTAG
- a CDS encoding cytochrome c oxidase subunit 3 family protein has translation MQSSASTADGTVAPVPRLAMHFASLEVQNHAARLGMWLFLATEILLFAGLFICYGCYRFLFPEAWAASSRSLDLTMGTVNTIVLITSSLTAALAVHYAKEGKNKMVAIQIFLTLLMAVGFLVIKYFEYSHKFHIGTLPGRYYFYEGIQLPGAPMYFTVYFCATALHGLHVIIGMVVLTFSMVRAMRRADFGPNNYTMVELGSMYWHLVDLVWIFLFPMLYLV, from the coding sequence ATGCAGTCTAGTGCTTCCACCGCCGACGGGACGGTGGCCCCCGTCCCCCGGCTCGCCATGCACTTCGCGTCGCTCGAGGTGCAGAACCACGCGGCCCGGCTGGGCATGTGGCTGTTCCTGGCGACGGAAATCCTGCTCTTCGCAGGCCTCTTCATCTGCTACGGCTGCTACCGCTTCCTCTTCCCGGAAGCGTGGGCGGCCAGCAGCCGGAGCCTGGACCTGACGATGGGCACGGTGAACACCATCGTCCTCATCACCTCCTCGCTCACCGCGGCGCTCGCGGTGCACTACGCGAAGGAGGGGAAGAACAAGATGGTGGCCATCCAGATCTTCCTCACGCTGCTGATGGCCGTGGGCTTCCTCGTCATCAAGTACTTCGAGTACTCGCACAAGTTCCACATCGGGACGCTGCCGGGCCGGTACTACTTCTACGAGGGCATCCAGCTGCCGGGCGCGCCGATGTACTTCACGGTGTACTTCTGCGCGACGGCGCTGCACGGCCTCCACGTCATCATCGGCATGGTGGTGCTGACGTTCTCCATGGTGCGCGCGATGCGGCGGGCCGACTTCGGCCCCAACAACTACACCATGGTCGAGCTGGGCAGCATGTACTGGCACCTCGTCGACCTGGTGTGGATCTTCCTGTTCCCGATGCTGTACCTCGTCTGA
- a CDS encoding cytochrome C oxidase subunit IV family protein, with protein sequence MAIANESRQEAHNMEEHHGAGRYWLIWGVLLVLTLVTVITGRMHLPSFGLVLALVIATVKGTLVTLYFMHLIDHRGANRLVFSVSILFVLLMLAVPLLDLGTRFRGSNPPGSQYSDLQPPDIGANVKEGRFGGGVRSHGSHEQSEGH encoded by the coding sequence ATGGCCATCGCCAACGAATCCCGTCAGGAAGCGCACAACATGGAGGAGCACCACGGGGCGGGCCGCTACTGGCTCATCTGGGGCGTGCTCCTGGTGCTGACGCTCGTCACCGTCATCACCGGCCGCATGCACCTGCCCAGCTTCGGCCTGGTGCTGGCGCTCGTCATCGCCACGGTGAAGGGCACGCTGGTGACGCTGTACTTCATGCACCTCATCGACCACCGGGGCGCCAACCGCCTGGTGTTCAGCGTGTCCATCCTCTTCGTGCTGCTGATGCTGGCAGTGCCGCTGCTGGACCTGGGCACGCGCTTCCGGGGCTCCAACCCCCCGGGCTCGCAGTACAGCGACCTGCAGCCGCCGGACATCGGCGCCAACGTGAAGGAAGGCCGCTTCGGCGGCGGCGTGCGGAGCCACGGCTCCCACGAGCAGTCCGAAGGCCACTGA
- a CDS encoding DUF3341 domain-containing protein encodes MEATALESWVLAEFATPDSLVDATRQMREKGFQGMDTYSPYPLHGGSEALGLPPSRVPFIALGGGLTGLTTAIAMQTWMNTYDYPLNIGGRPLLSLPAWVPITFELSVLFAAFGIFFGLLALSRLPQPYHPVFESDAFRSASTHGYWLSVPQATGQDATAVMDQLKALGATQVTLVTGEKE; translated from the coding sequence ATGGAAGCCACAGCCCTCGAATCCTGGGTCCTGGCCGAGTTCGCCACGCCAGACTCCCTCGTGGATGCCACCCGTCAGATGCGGGAAAAGGGCTTCCAGGGGATGGACACCTACTCCCCGTATCCGCTGCACGGCGGCTCGGAGGCCCTGGGTCTGCCCCCCTCGCGCGTGCCCTTCATCGCGCTGGGCGGCGGCCTCACCGGCCTGACCACCGCTATCGCGATGCAGACGTGGATGAACACGTACGACTACCCGCTCAACATCGGCGGCCGCCCCCTGCTGTCGCTGCCCGCGTGGGTGCCGATTACGTTCGAGCTGAGCGTGCTGTTCGCCGCGTTCGGCATCTTCTTCGGCCTGCTCGCGCTCAGCCGGCTGCCGCAGCCCTACCACCCCGTCTTCGAGTCCGACGCCTTCCGCAGCGCGTCCACGCACGGCTACTGGCTGAGCGTGCCGCAGGCGACGGGACAGGACGCCACCGCCGTCATGGATCAGCTCAAGGCCCTGGGCGCCACCCAGGTGACCCTCGTCACGGGAGAGAAGGAATGA
- the ctaD gene encoding cytochrome c oxidase subunit I: protein MTPSSSIASPGAAPAHDEHHDHHPNYLVDGTTIKSWLLTVDHKRIGLMFLFWVLLFFLVGGIFALLIRVELLTPGPTIMDAMTYNRTFTLHGLVMIFLFMIPAIPAVFGNFMLPLMLGAKDVAFPRLNLLSLYIYLAGAMLALWGMLNGGLDTGWTFYAPYSTHTTTTVAPVLFGAFIIGFSSIVTGINFIVTVHTMRAPGITWFKMPLFVWAIYATSCIQVLATPVIGLLLVLVTVENLFGFGMFDPARGGDPVLFQHLFWFYSHPAVYIMVLPAFGVMSEIVAAFSRKNIFGYRAVAYSSLGIAFVGFFAWGHHMFVSGQSTFVGGLFGVLTMLVGVFTAIKVFNWVGTVYKGAVDFKTPFAYFCGFLFFTVFGGMTGIALGTVSLDVPWHDTYFVVAHFHFIMVGATIMAFLASLHYWFPKMFGRTYHEGWGLVSAALIILGFNATFIPQFLLGNNGMPRRYYEYPERFQALNVASTAGASLLAFGFVIIACYLTYALFYGRAAGKNPWRSKGYEWLTESPPPTHNFVGPQPTYPEEPHFYVDPKKAEVPDAV, encoded by the coding sequence ATGACGCCATCCAGTAGCATCGCCTCCCCGGGCGCGGCTCCCGCGCACGACGAGCACCACGACCACCACCCGAACTACCTGGTCGACGGCACCACCATCAAGTCGTGGCTGCTGACGGTGGACCACAAGCGCATCGGGCTCATGTTCCTGTTCTGGGTCCTGCTCTTCTTCCTGGTGGGCGGCATCTTCGCGCTGCTCATCCGGGTGGAGCTGCTCACGCCCGGTCCGACCATCATGGACGCGATGACGTACAACCGTACGTTCACGCTCCACGGCCTGGTCATGATCTTCCTCTTCATGATTCCGGCGATTCCGGCCGTCTTCGGCAACTTCATGCTGCCGCTGATGCTGGGCGCCAAGGACGTGGCCTTCCCCCGGCTGAACCTGCTGTCGCTCTACATCTACCTGGCCGGCGCCATGCTGGCGCTGTGGGGCATGCTCAACGGCGGCCTCGACACCGGGTGGACGTTCTACGCGCCCTACAGCACGCACACGACGACGACGGTGGCGCCCGTGCTCTTCGGCGCCTTCATCATCGGGTTCAGCTCCATCGTCACGGGCATCAACTTCATCGTCACCGTCCACACCATGCGGGCGCCGGGCATCACCTGGTTCAAGATGCCCCTGTTCGTGTGGGCCATCTACGCCACCAGCTGCATCCAGGTGCTGGCCACGCCGGTGATTGGCCTGCTGCTGGTGCTGGTGACGGTGGAGAACCTGTTCGGGTTCGGCATGTTCGACCCGGCCCGCGGCGGCGACCCGGTGCTCTTCCAGCACCTGTTCTGGTTCTACAGCCACCCGGCCGTGTACATCATGGTGCTGCCGGCCTTCGGCGTGATGAGTGAAATCGTGGCCGCCTTCAGCCGGAAGAACATCTTCGGCTACCGCGCGGTGGCGTACTCCAGCCTCGGCATCGCCTTCGTCGGCTTCTTCGCCTGGGGCCACCACATGTTCGTGTCCGGCCAGTCCACCTTCGTCGGTGGTCTGTTCGGCGTGCTGACCATGTTGGTGGGCGTGTTCACCGCCATCAAGGTCTTCAACTGGGTGGGCACCGTCTACAAGGGCGCCGTCGACTTCAAGACGCCCTTCGCCTACTTCTGCGGCTTCCTGTTCTTCACCGTGTTCGGTGGCATGACGGGCATCGCCCTGGGCACGGTGTCGCTGGACGTCCCCTGGCACGACACCTACTTCGTGGTGGCGCACTTCCACTTCATCATGGTGGGAGCGACCATCATGGCCTTCCTGGCCTCGCTCCACTACTGGTTCCCGAAGATGTTCGGGCGCACGTACCACGAGGGCTGGGGCCTGGTGTCCGCGGCGCTCATCATCCTCGGGTTCAACGCCACGTTCATCCCCCAGTTCCTCCTGGGCAACAACGGCATGCCGCGCCGCTACTACGAGTACCCGGAGCGCTTCCAGGCGCTCAACGTGGCCTCCACGGCGGGCGCGTCCCTGCTGGCGTTCGGCTTCGTCATCATCGCCTGCTACCTGACGTACGCCCTGTTCTACGGGCGGGCGGCCGGAAAGAACCCGTGGCGCAGCAAGGGCTACGAGTGGCTGACCGAGTCCCCGCCGCCGACCCACAACTTCGTGGGTCCGCAGCCGACCTACCCCGAGGAGCCCCACTTCTACGTGGATCCGAAGAAGGCCGAGGTGCCCGATGCAGTCTAG
- a CDS encoding DUF481 domain-containing protein: MLSAALLIATSLQAQVPAPTTPAPTAPRAAPVSEPAPAPASAEERAAAAAERAAAAAERAAEASARAAEAAERAATAAAGQPAAAPVAAAPAPEAAPAPAAKADVWDVTLGAGLISITGNASTFTFSGLASAQRKTEHWIYAVKAYSSYGRSRPPELEGEEAVSQVVALNAGAELRGDRRFTQVLSGYALIGAETDHVKSVESRTFGEGGLGILWWDEKSKEGKESYLRTDAAFRYAYETRFQYYPERLDLEDVDLGGPRFGAAFRYSVNEHVLFKEDVEVLISVIGDSRVLASSQTQLSVGLTDALSLAAGFLVKTDSEPPAGKVSTDTALSLNLEVKL; encoded by the coding sequence ATGCTTTCCGCCGCGCTGTTGATTGCCACCTCCCTGCAGGCCCAGGTGCCTGCCCCCACCACTCCCGCACCCACCGCTCCCCGGGCCGCCCCGGTGTCCGAGCCCGCTCCCGCGCCAGCCAGCGCGGAGGAGCGCGCGGCCGCCGCCGCCGAGCGCGCCGCCGCCGCCGCCGAGCGCGCCGCCGAGGCCAGCGCCCGTGCCGCGGAGGCCGCCGAGCGCGCGGCCACCGCCGCCGCGGGCCAGCCGGCCGCCGCGCCTGTCGCCGCCGCACCTGCTCCCGAGGCCGCACCCGCGCCCGCCGCGAAGGCGGACGTGTGGGACGTCACCCTGGGCGCGGGGCTCATCTCCATCACGGGCAACGCCTCCACCTTCACCTTCAGCGGCCTGGCCAGCGCGCAGCGCAAGACGGAGCACTGGATCTACGCCGTCAAGGCGTACAGCTCCTACGGCCGCAGCCGCCCGCCCGAGCTGGAGGGTGAGGAGGCCGTCTCGCAGGTGGTGGCGCTCAACGCGGGCGCGGAGTTGCGCGGCGACCGGCGCTTCACCCAGGTGCTCAGTGGCTATGCGCTGATTGGCGCGGAGACGGACCACGTGAAGAGCGTGGAGTCGCGCACCTTCGGCGAGGGCGGTCTCGGCATCCTCTGGTGGGACGAGAAGTCGAAGGAGGGCAAGGAGTCCTACCTCCGCACCGACGCCGCCTTCCGGTACGCCTACGAGACGCGCTTCCAGTACTACCCCGAGCGCCTGGATTTGGAGGACGTGGACCTGGGCGGCCCCCGCTTCGGCGCGGCGTTCCGCTACAGCGTCAACGAGCATGTCCTCTTCAAGGAGGACGTGGAGGTGCTCATCAGCGTCATCGGCGACTCGCGCGTGCTGGCCAGCAGCCAGACGCAGCTGTCGGTGGGACTGACGGACGCGCTCTCTCTGGCTGCCGGCTTCCTCGTGAAGACGGACAGCGAGCCGCCCGCCGGCAAGGTGTCCACCGACACGGCGCTGTCCCTCAACCTCGAGGTGAAGCTGTAG
- a CDS encoding c-type cytochrome has product MRWLIPAAGLVALQGCDVPSEFLQRMEVQAKYEYYEASDFWADGRAMRTPPAGTVPRERPVGNPGLSTGRTNGTMVSNIPVEVDKKLLTLGQKKYNIVCSQCHGVLGDGNSIVAENMALRLPPSLLELQGKPAGHFYAAINEGYGVMPSFSGELDVHERWAVVAYVRALQAARNTRSDGQQPVPQENR; this is encoded by the coding sequence ATGAGGTGGCTCATCCCCGCCGCCGGACTCGTCGCGCTCCAGGGCTGCGACGTCCCCTCCGAGTTCCTCCAGCGCATGGAGGTGCAGGCGAAGTACGAGTACTACGAGGCGTCCGACTTCTGGGCGGACGGCCGCGCCATGCGCACGCCCCCCGCGGGCACCGTGCCGCGTGAGCGCCCGGTGGGCAACCCCGGCCTCAGCACCGGCCGCACCAACGGGACGATGGTCAGCAACATCCCCGTCGAGGTGGACAAGAAGCTGCTGACCCTCGGTCAGAAGAAGTACAACATCGTCTGCTCGCAGTGCCACGGCGTGCTCGGCGACGGCAACAGCATCGTCGCGGAGAACATGGCGCTGCGCCTGCCGCCGTCCCTGCTGGAGCTGCAGGGCAAGCCGGCGGGTCACTTCTACGCCGCCATCAACGAGGGCTACGGCGTGATGCCGTCCTTCTCGGGTGAGCTCGACGTGCACGAGCGCTGGGCCGTGGTCGCCTACGTGCGCGCCCTCCAGGCGGCCCGCAACACGCGCTCGGATGGGCAGCAGCCCGTTCCGCAGGAGAACCGATGA
- the coxB gene encoding cytochrome c oxidase subunit II, whose translation MSELLNNILFLPEAASTFAERVDMLHHFVVGTTMVMSAGVGLAALFMFFRYRRRLPAQATEYVVPTLKTEFLFVSVPLVFFLAWFGIGFRDFTWVTTPPKDAMDVYVMGKQWMWKFAYPEGPNGVNVLHVPANRPVRLLITSRDVLHSFYVPSFRIKQDALPGRYTQIWFEATKPGTYQVLCTEYCGLSHSKMLAEVVVLPQEEYDVWIKDQRRGRLQDRQDALADTSLVPPVARMVEQGQVLAGSEGCLKCHSVDGSKHIGPTFLGMYDRVEKLDDGQDIRVDEAYITQSMMDPGAHLVAGYQNVMPTYQGKLQGPETAAIVEYIKSLRTPNVREGASEGPAYDAIQ comes from the coding sequence ATGAGCGAGCTTCTCAACAACATCCTGTTCCTCCCGGAGGCCGCATCCACGTTCGCGGAACGGGTCGACATGCTGCATCACTTCGTCGTCGGTACGACGATGGTGATGTCGGCGGGCGTCGGCCTGGCGGCCCTGTTCATGTTCTTCCGGTACCGTCGCCGCCTCCCGGCCCAGGCGACGGAGTACGTCGTTCCCACGCTGAAGACGGAGTTCCTCTTCGTCTCCGTGCCGCTGGTGTTCTTCCTGGCCTGGTTCGGCATCGGCTTCCGGGACTTCACCTGGGTCACCACGCCGCCCAAGGACGCGATGGACGTCTACGTCATGGGCAAGCAGTGGATGTGGAAGTTCGCGTACCCGGAGGGCCCCAACGGCGTGAATGTCCTTCACGTCCCGGCCAACCGTCCGGTGCGCCTGCTCATCACGTCCCGGGACGTGCTGCACTCCTTCTACGTGCCGTCGTTCCGCATCAAGCAGGACGCGCTGCCGGGTCGCTACACGCAGATCTGGTTCGAGGCGACCAAGCCGGGCACGTACCAGGTGCTGTGCACCGAGTACTGCGGCCTGTCGCACTCGAAGATGCTGGCCGAGGTCGTGGTCCTCCCCCAGGAGGAGTACGACGTGTGGATCAAGGACCAGCGCCGCGGCCGCCTGCAGGACCGTCAGGACGCGCTTGCGGATACCTCGCTGGTGCCGCCGGTGGCCCGCATGGTGGAGCAGGGGCAGGTGCTCGCGGGCAGCGAGGGCTGCCTCAAGTGCCACTCGGTGGACGGCTCGAAGCACATCGGCCCCACCTTCCTCGGCATGTATGACCGCGTGGAGAAGCTCGACGACGGGCAGGACATCCGCGTGGACGAGGCCTACATCACCCAGTCGATGATGGACCCGGGCGCCCACCTGGTGGCGGGCTACCAGAACGTGATGCCGACCTACCAGGGCAAGCTGCAGGGCCCGGAGACGGCCGCCATCGTCGAGTACATCAAGTCGCTGCGCACTCCGAACGTTCGCGAGGGCGCTTCCGAGGGACCCGCCTATGACGCCATCCAGTAG
- a CDS encoding SCO family protein → MKPALSHFHPRAARLGLLTAALVLGTALSASAMPGAGKTPRAIIEAQRDLPPPVKGVDVEEHLGDPLPLDARFTNEDGREVKLGEVLSKTKPTLLTLVYYNCPMLCNLVLNGQVKAMQELGLELGEDYEAVTVSIDPEDTPAESLNRRRRHLQSMGKPERAPWHFLIGTDAEVHRLADAVGFKYTYDTGTKQYGHPAVVQVITPEGSISRYLYGVTFPPKDMKLALLEAAGGRVGTSFDRVVMSCFKYDTASKRYGFYIFGFIRLGGTLVFCALATMLIYFWRRELKKGAAA, encoded by the coding sequence ATGAAGCCCGCTCTCTCCCACTTCCACCCACGCGCCGCCAGACTGGGACTGCTCACGGCGGCGCTGGTGCTTGGCACCGCGCTGTCCGCGTCCGCCATGCCCGGTGCCGGCAAGACGCCCCGCGCCATCATCGAGGCCCAGCGGGACCTGCCGCCTCCGGTGAAGGGGGTGGACGTGGAGGAGCACCTGGGGGACCCGCTCCCCCTGGACGCGCGCTTCACGAACGAAGACGGGCGCGAGGTGAAGCTGGGTGAGGTGCTGTCCAAGACGAAGCCCACCCTGCTGACGCTCGTGTATTACAACTGCCCCATGCTCTGTAACCTGGTGCTCAATGGCCAGGTGAAGGCCATGCAGGAACTGGGGCTGGAGCTGGGCGAGGACTACGAGGCGGTGACGGTCAGCATCGACCCCGAGGACACCCCGGCGGAGAGCCTCAACCGCCGCCGGCGTCACCTCCAGTCCATGGGCAAGCCGGAGCGCGCGCCCTGGCACTTCCTCATCGGGACGGACGCGGAAGTCCACCGGCTCGCGGACGCGGTGGGCTTCAAGTACACGTACGACACAGGCACCAAGCAGTACGGCCACCCCGCGGTGGTGCAGGTCATCACCCCCGAGGGAAGCATCTCCCGGTACCTCTACGGAGTGACCTTTCCTCCCAAGGACATGAAGCTCGCGTTGCTGGAGGCGGCCGGGGGCCGCGTGGGTACCAGCTTCGACCGCGTCGTCATGTCCTGCTTCAAGTATGACACCGCCAGCAAGCGGTACGGATTCTACATCTTCGGGTTCATCCGCCTGGGCGGCACGCTGGTGTTCTGCGCCCTGGCGACGATGCTGATCTATTTCTGGAGGCGCGAGCTGAAGAAAGGCGCGGCGGCATGA